Proteins co-encoded in one Spirosoma endbachense genomic window:
- a CDS encoding MarR family winged helix-turn-helix transcriptional regulator yields MKKEKTVDFHIKWGWHAISRMYNAYASRFGITMAIGYVLLNIDLEEGTPATKIGPLLGMEPRSLVRMLKSLEERGLIRREVDGNDKRFVRIYLTEEGKAKREMAREGVIQFNNMIREKIPLDKLVVFFDVIKDINRIVEEENAKIKAAEPEELPLD; encoded by the coding sequence ATGAAGAAAGAGAAAACTGTAGATTTCCATATAAAGTGGGGGTGGCATGCTATTTCTCGAATGTATAACGCCTACGCATCCCGATTCGGCATTACGATGGCGATTGGATACGTATTGCTGAATATTGACCTCGAAGAAGGCACGCCCGCTACTAAAATTGGCCCATTGCTCGGCATGGAACCCCGTTCGCTGGTTCGTATGCTAAAAAGCCTGGAAGAACGCGGCCTGATTCGCCGGGAAGTAGACGGCAACGACAAGCGATTTGTCCGGATTTACCTGACCGAAGAAGGGAAAGCCAAGCGTGAGATGGCTCGTGAAGGGGTTATTCAGTTCAATAACATGATTCGCGAAAAAATTCCCCTTGATAAACTGGTCGTTTTTTTTGATGTGATCAAGGATATCAACCGGATTGTTGAGGAGGAGAACGCGAAGATCAAAGCCGCTGAACCAGAAGAATTGCCATTGGATTAA
- a CDS encoding nucleotidyltransferase, whose amino-acid sequence MINSAENRLKAFTRLMRTASKLYHANPRNPPMNMDIADDDVQTLLESFNRHNIQFLLVGGMAGVIHGHVRTTQDMDLWLKSDEQNKENLILALEENGVAGAAYLRDVPLIFGWTSVSVGKYGFTLDMGYSLKAFRDVDFDMCYERAINVTFDGVSFKVIQLNDLITEKLATGRAKDIGDVEELIKLKDRNTD is encoded by the coding sequence ATGATCAACTCCGCTGAGAATCGACTGAAGGCATTTACGCGGCTGATGAGAACGGCGTCAAAACTGTATCACGCCAATCCAAGGAACCCACCAATGAATATGGATATTGCCGACGACGATGTGCAGACCTTGCTGGAAAGTTTTAATCGGCATAACATTCAGTTTTTATTGGTAGGCGGTATGGCGGGTGTCATTCACGGCCATGTTCGCACAACGCAGGATATGGATTTGTGGTTGAAATCAGATGAACAGAATAAAGAGAATCTGATTCTGGCCCTGGAAGAAAACGGCGTCGCTGGTGCTGCTTACTTGAGAGACGTTCCACTCATTTTTGGCTGGACATCTGTTTCGGTTGGTAAATATGGTTTTACGCTGGATATGGGCTATAGCCTTAAAGCCTTCCGGGATGTTGATTTCGATATGTGCTATGAACGAGCCATCAATGTAACGTTTGATGGGGTGTCATTTAAAGTTATTCAGCTGAATGATCTGATTACCGAAAAACTGGCTACTGGCCGGGCAAAAGATATCGGTGATGTAGAAGAGTTAATTAAACTAAAAGACAGGAATACAGATTGA
- the rsmH gene encoding 16S rRNA (cytosine(1402)-N(4))-methyltransferase RsmH: MTNYHEPVLLQACIDGLNLQPGGTYVDITFGGGGHSRAILDQLEAGRLFGFDQDADARTNAQAIGDSRLTFVASNFRNIKRYLRLYKAEQVDGILADLGISSHQIDTPERGFSTRFDADLDMRMNQQADRTARQVVNEYAEADLHRILGMYGEITNARTAAGAIVSARSNRPLKTVNDLKAALQRYAPRGKENKYFAQVFQALRIEVNEELQALEEFLEQVPDILKPGGRLVVMSYHSLEDRLVKNFINKGKFQGEVEKDLFGNEIKPLRSITRKPIEATPDEIARNPRARSAKLRIAEKL, translated from the coding sequence ATGACAAATTACCACGAACCAGTTTTATTACAAGCCTGTATAGACGGCCTGAATCTACAACCCGGCGGCACCTACGTCGATATAACGTTTGGCGGGGGTGGTCATAGCCGTGCGATCCTCGATCAACTGGAAGCCGGACGACTTTTTGGCTTCGATCAGGATGCCGACGCCCGCACCAATGCACAGGCGATTGGCGATTCGCGGCTGACCTTCGTTGCGTCTAATTTTCGGAATATCAAACGCTATTTACGGCTGTATAAAGCCGAACAGGTCGATGGTATTCTGGCCGATCTGGGTATTTCGTCGCACCAGATCGACACGCCCGAACGTGGTTTCTCAACCCGATTTGACGCCGACCTCGACATGCGCATGAACCAGCAGGCCGACCGAACTGCCCGACAGGTTGTGAATGAATACGCAGAAGCAGATCTGCACCGGATTCTGGGCATGTATGGCGAGATTACCAATGCCCGAACGGCAGCTGGTGCCATTGTATCGGCCCGGTCAAACCGGCCGCTCAAAACGGTAAATGATCTGAAAGCGGCCTTACAGCGCTATGCACCACGCGGCAAGGAGAATAAATACTTTGCGCAGGTATTTCAGGCGCTTCGCATTGAAGTAAATGAGGAACTACAGGCGCTGGAAGAGTTTCTGGAGCAGGTGCCGGACATTCTGAAGCCAGGCGGTCGACTTGTGGTTATGTCCTATCATTCGCTCGAAGATCGGCTGGTCAAGAATTTCATCAACAAAGGTAAGTTTCAGGGCGAGGTAGAGAAAGATTTGTTCGGCAATGAAATCAAGCCCCTGCGATCCATTACCCGTAAGCCTATCGAAGCCACACCCGACGAGATTGCCCGTAACCCCCGCGCCCGAAGCGCGAAGTTGCGAATTGCGGAGAAATTATAG
- a CDS encoding PrsW family glutamic-type intramembrane protease, with protein MTSFLTHQTVFECISGPDTGRSAVLMPHVRVVVGRNPQSTIPLSDPQVADEHLAMVFDGQHVYFQTIGMQSVELNGRAVTTGELSPAADLLIGASHWRLLSKPVSTGPIPVNPFAGIDFSNSVNRISTLTGVDTLDSDFSLKTIFAKVGEKRSDEDIESAFTVGTRQTTPVVGTIASHWPQPWLFVRFGGSALLLFISLFLAVTQFQNELLIPGLLFVGSFAVPFGSLIFFWEMNAPQNVSLYQTIKLVFSGGMVSLLISLFFFSNTAFLGTFLGASSAGIVEESGKLLAVLVLMRNKNQYHWILNGLLIGAAVGTGFAAFESSGYAFVVLMQVGFKQAISNIFLRGVLAPFSHVVWTAITAAAIWRVKGQQPFEWDMLKDKGFLRTFIAVVLIHMIWNAPFEVPILPYIWFLPTKQLVLGTITWIMVLGIIQSGLKQIKKAQQAVLQPAA; from the coding sequence ATGACCTCTTTTTTGACTCATCAAACCGTTTTTGAGTGTATAAGTGGGCCTGATACGGGCCGGTCTGCGGTATTAATGCCGCATGTTCGCGTGGTAGTTGGGCGTAATCCCCAGTCAACGATTCCGCTTAGTGACCCCCAGGTTGCCGATGAGCATCTGGCCATGGTTTTCGATGGCCAGCATGTGTATTTCCAAACCATCGGTATGCAATCGGTCGAATTAAATGGCAGAGCCGTCACTACGGGCGAATTAAGTCCTGCTGCTGATCTGCTGATTGGCGCATCGCACTGGCGACTTCTTAGCAAGCCCGTATCAACTGGCCCTATTCCGGTGAACCCATTTGCTGGTATCGATTTTTCGAACTCTGTAAACCGAATTTCGACCCTGACCGGTGTCGATACGTTGGATAGCGATTTCAGTTTGAAAACCATTTTTGCCAAAGTGGGCGAAAAACGATCCGATGAGGATATTGAAAGTGCCTTCACCGTCGGAACCCGCCAGACGACGCCCGTCGTTGGCACCATTGCTTCTCATTGGCCTCAGCCCTGGCTCTTTGTTCGTTTTGGAGGAAGTGCTTTACTACTTTTCATCAGCCTTTTTTTAGCAGTAACGCAGTTTCAGAATGAATTATTGATTCCTGGATTGCTGTTTGTTGGCTCGTTTGCCGTGCCTTTTGGAAGCCTGATTTTTTTCTGGGAAATGAATGCCCCACAAAACGTATCACTATACCAGACGATCAAGCTGGTCTTTTCGGGCGGGATGGTTTCTCTGCTGATCTCACTGTTTTTCTTTAGCAATACAGCGTTTCTAGGCACTTTCCTAGGAGCATCGAGTGCTGGTATTGTGGAAGAATCGGGTAAACTTCTCGCTGTTCTGGTGCTTATGCGCAACAAAAATCAATATCACTGGATATTGAATGGGCTGTTAATTGGCGCTGCTGTCGGAACGGGCTTTGCCGCGTTTGAGTCGTCGGGCTATGCATTTGTTGTTCTGATGCAGGTTGGATTTAAGCAGGCCATCAGTAATATTTTTTTGCGGGGTGTTTTGGCTCCGTTTAGCCATGTCGTCTGGACCGCCATCACGGCTGCTGCGATTTGGCGGGTTAAAGGGCAGCAACCCTTTGAGTGGGATATGCTAAAAGATAAAGGGTTTTTACGGACGTTTATCGCTGTTGTCCTGATCCACATGATCTGGAATGCGCCTTTTGAGGTTCCCATTCTGCCGTATATCTGGTTTTTGCCAACCAAGCAATTAGTACTGGGAACAATTACCTGGATTATGGTACTGGGTATCATTCAAAGTGGGCTAAAACAGATAAAAAAGGCACAGCAGGCTGTATTACAGCCTGCTGCATAA
- a CDS encoding 3-hydroxyacyl-CoA dehydrogenase/enoyl-CoA hydratase family protein has translation MEVTLEKTKSESRPQQTKNRTIRRVAVLGSGIMGSRIAAHFANIGVDVLLLDIVPKEPTDAEKAKGLTTDNPAVRNRIVTDAFQTMLKASPASLYSPKFADRIKLGNFDDNLKEIATYDWVIEVVVERLDVKRSVYERVEQFRKPGTLITSNTSGIPMHLLTEGRSEDFRRNFCGTHFFNPPRYLRLLEIIPGPDTDPAVVDFLMNYGDLYLGKTTVLCKDTPGFIANRLGIQSLIQTIRVAEELGLTVEEVDKLTGPVVGRPKSGTFRLSDVVGLDTTVNVASNLVKMEHDESRSSFELPASVQKLMENKWLGDKTGQGYYKKTKDEKGQTLILALDLKTFEYKPSEKVKFTTLESTKAIDNLKKRFPVLIAGKDKAGDFYRQTFADGFRYASYRIPEISDELYRIDAAITAGFGWQLGLFETWDAIGVKKGVELIESFGQKPAQWVYDLLAAGFDSFYKIEGGKRKYYDIPTKSYKAIPGTEAFTILENLSNNIVWKNSGANVVDLGDGILNVEFRSKMNTFGQEVSEALLKGISLAEKDFRGLVVGNDSTEAFSAGANLGTLFMYAVEQEFDEVNLMIAQFQKLITRLRYSSIPVVVAPHTLTLGGGCEAVLHADRAVAHAESYIGLVEVGVGLIPAGGGTKEMAARASDLYQTGDPELNILQNVFMNIATAKVSTSAQEAREMNYLRSTDQIVLNRSRLLAEAKQAAIEMAEDGYTQPKPRADIKVQGKTGIALFKAGITAMHMGRYISDHDRKIADKLAYVICGGDLSTPQNVSEQYLLDLEREAFLSLSGEKKTLERIQSLLTGGKPLRN, from the coding sequence ATGGAAGTAACTCTGGAAAAAACGAAATCGGAGAGTCGCCCTCAGCAAACAAAAAATCGTACCATCCGGCGGGTGGCCGTGCTAGGCTCGGGCATTATGGGATCGCGAATTGCGGCTCACTTTGCCAATATCGGAGTGGATGTATTGTTGTTAGATATTGTTCCGAAGGAGCCAACTGATGCCGAAAAAGCAAAGGGCCTGACCACCGACAATCCAGCCGTTCGTAACCGTATTGTTACCGATGCGTTCCAGACGATGCTGAAAGCCAGTCCGGCATCACTTTACAGCCCAAAATTTGCCGACCGGATCAAACTCGGCAATTTTGATGACAACCTGAAAGAGATTGCTACCTACGATTGGGTTATTGAGGTCGTTGTTGAACGGTTAGATGTAAAACGGTCGGTTTACGAACGGGTCGAGCAGTTTCGCAAGCCCGGAACGCTAATTACGTCGAACACGTCAGGAATTCCGATGCACCTGCTTACCGAAGGCCGGAGTGAAGATTTTCGTCGTAATTTCTGCGGAACCCACTTCTTTAATCCACCCCGTTACCTGCGGTTACTGGAAATCATACCCGGCCCTGATACTGACCCGGCCGTTGTTGATTTCCTGATGAACTACGGCGATTTATACCTCGGTAAAACGACGGTATTGTGTAAAGACACACCGGGTTTTATTGCGAACCGACTTGGTATTCAATCTCTGATTCAGACCATTCGGGTTGCCGAAGAACTTGGCCTGACGGTCGAAGAGGTTGATAAACTGACTGGCCCCGTGGTTGGACGTCCGAAATCGGGAACATTCCGACTGTCGGACGTAGTGGGCCTGGATACGACCGTAAACGTGGCCAGTAACCTCGTCAAAATGGAACACGACGAATCACGGTCATCGTTTGAGTTGCCCGCTTCAGTGCAGAAGCTGATGGAAAACAAGTGGCTCGGCGACAAAACGGGTCAGGGTTATTACAAGAAAACAAAGGATGAGAAAGGTCAGACGCTGATTCTGGCGCTGGATCTGAAAACGTTTGAGTACAAGCCGTCGGAAAAGGTCAAATTCACAACACTGGAAAGCACGAAGGCAATTGATAACCTGAAAAAACGCTTCCCTGTGCTGATCGCTGGCAAAGACAAAGCCGGTGACTTTTACCGCCAGACATTTGCTGATGGATTCCGGTATGCGAGTTATCGTATTCCCGAAATTTCGGATGAACTCTACCGGATCGATGCGGCCATCACGGCTGGTTTTGGCTGGCAATTGGGTTTGTTTGAAACCTGGGATGCCATTGGTGTTAAAAAAGGCGTCGAACTGATTGAGTCCTTTGGTCAGAAACCTGCCCAATGGGTATATGACCTGCTCGCTGCTGGCTTCGATAGTTTTTATAAAATTGAAGGCGGGAAGCGGAAATACTACGACATTCCAACGAAAAGCTATAAAGCGATTCCGGGCACAGAGGCTTTCACGATTCTGGAAAACCTCAGCAACAATATTGTCTGGAAGAATTCAGGTGCAAACGTCGTTGATCTTGGTGATGGTATTTTAAATGTTGAGTTCCGCAGTAAGATGAATACCTTCGGACAGGAGGTTTCTGAAGCGCTGCTAAAAGGAATTTCGCTGGCCGAAAAAGATTTTCGCGGTCTGGTTGTCGGCAATGATTCGACCGAAGCTTTCTCGGCAGGAGCCAATCTCGGTACGCTGTTCATGTACGCTGTTGAACAGGAGTTCGATGAAGTGAACCTCATGATTGCGCAGTTTCAGAAGTTAATTACTCGTTTACGCTACTCGTCGATACCCGTAGTGGTGGCTCCGCATACGCTTACACTGGGAGGTGGCTGTGAGGCTGTTCTGCACGCCGACCGTGCTGTTGCCCATGCCGAAAGTTACATCGGCCTGGTTGAAGTAGGGGTAGGACTGATTCCTGCCGGTGGTGGCACAAAAGAAATGGCCGCCCGCGCATCTGATCTTTACCAGACCGGCGACCCCGAGCTGAATATCCTGCAAAATGTATTCATGAACATCGCAACGGCGAAGGTATCGACATCGGCACAGGAAGCCCGTGAGATGAATTACCTGCGTTCAACAGATCAGATCGTACTGAACCGTAGTCGCCTGTTGGCTGAAGCCAAGCAAGCGGCCATTGAAATGGCTGAAGATGGCTACACGCAGCCCAAACCACGGGCAGATATAAAAGTACAGGGCAAAACGGGCATTGCTTTGTTCAAAGCGGGGATCACGGCTATGCACATGGGGCGCTATATTTCGGATCACGACCGAAAGATTGCCGACAAGTTAGCCTATGTTATTTGTGGTGGCGATTTGAGTACACCGCAGAACGTATCGGAACAATACCTGCTCGATCTGGAGCGTGAGGCTTTCCTGTCCTTATCGGGCGAGAAGAAAACACTGGAACGTATTCAGAGCCTCCTGACTGGCGGTAAGCCATTGCGGAATTAA
- a CDS encoding TlpA family protein disulfide reductase encodes MKKLLPIAAILLLSLPVACSSQSAPVSVKPGIYRAFLKTRGGELPFGLDIQPTAGDSKGYTVFVLNGNERLPMDPSTVQDDSIRIPMALFESELVAKIEDNTLRGVWRRRRVGQQVQSLPFEATRGLTYRFKVSDKPATGNLSGKWATELGSKTGKVDTVNAVGVFDQKGNHLAGTFLTPTGDYRYLDGNVDGDSLFLSCFDGSHVYLFKAKHNPATKTLTGGLWAGVSGYESWAARFDPKADLPDPAKLTYLKPESKTLNVAFPEPNGKIVSLTDPRFKDKVTIVQILGSWCPNCMDETNFLSPWYKRNKQRGIEVLGLAFERSPEMAVSGPKIERMKQRFKIDYPIALAGTNDKAQASKALPDLNAVVAFPTTIIIDKKGKVRHIHTGFSGPGTGKYYDQYVDEFNRLIDKLVSE; translated from the coding sequence ATGAAAAAACTCCTTCCTATCGCAGCCATCCTGCTGCTGTCGTTGCCAGTTGCCTGCTCCAGCCAATCGGCCCCTGTATCGGTTAAACCGGGTATCTACCGGGCCTTCCTGAAAACCCGAGGTGGCGAATTACCCTTCGGATTAGACATTCAGCCAACAGCAGGCGATTCCAAAGGGTATACCGTCTTTGTGCTTAATGGTAATGAACGGCTACCCATGGACCCATCTACCGTACAGGACGACTCGATCCGAATTCCGATGGCATTGTTTGAGTCAGAATTAGTTGCAAAGATAGAGGATAATACGCTCCGTGGCGTCTGGCGTCGACGTCGTGTCGGTCAGCAGGTGCAAAGCTTACCTTTTGAAGCTACCCGTGGCCTGACCTATCGGTTTAAAGTAAGCGATAAACCCGCTACAGGCAACCTAAGCGGTAAGTGGGCTACTGAACTCGGTAGCAAAACAGGAAAAGTTGATACTGTTAATGCCGTTGGCGTATTTGATCAGAAAGGAAATCATCTGGCCGGTACGTTCCTGACACCCACCGGCGACTATCGTTATCTGGACGGGAATGTAGATGGTGATAGTTTATTTCTGTCCTGTTTCGATGGTTCACACGTGTACTTGTTTAAAGCGAAGCATAATCCGGCCACTAAAACGTTAACGGGTGGTTTATGGGCCGGTGTGTCGGGCTATGAGTCATGGGCGGCTCGGTTTGATCCGAAAGCTGACCTGCCTGATCCGGCCAAATTGACCTATTTAAAACCGGAATCGAAAACGCTCAACGTCGCTTTCCCCGAACCTAATGGCAAAATCGTTTCGCTAACGGACCCACGTTTTAAGGATAAGGTAACGATTGTGCAGATTCTGGGTTCATGGTGCCCTAACTGCATGGATGAGACTAATTTTCTGAGCCCGTGGTACAAGCGTAACAAACAGCGTGGGATTGAGGTGCTGGGATTGGCCTTTGAGCGTTCGCCCGAAATGGCCGTGTCGGGCCCAAAGATCGAACGGATGAAACAACGGTTCAAAATCGACTATCCTATTGCCTTAGCGGGTACGAATGATAAAGCACAGGCTTCGAAAGCATTGCCTGATCTGAATGCTGTAGTGGCTTTTCCAACGACGATCATCATCGATAAAAAAGGCAAGGTTCGACACATTCATACCGGGTTTTCTGGCCCTGGCACGGGCAAATACTACGATCAGTATGTAGATGAGTTCAATCGCCTGATTGATAAGCTGGTGTCTGAATAA
- a CDS encoding Nif3-like dinuclear metal center hexameric protein: MHKAPGRRQFLATFTKAVGTSMLMNAPFLSQAGSPEVRQASFTVGQVMDLILKTIPNAPFPKTVDTLKSGNAAQKVTGIVSTMFGTIEVIEKTIAAGANFIIAHEPTFYNHADETDWLSNDPVFRYKHELLTKNGIALWRFHDYWHSHRPDGIRTGMLSALGWENYVDPQNPQVLTIPATSLTQLIAHAKQKLGIKQVRVVGDTAQSCKRVLLLPGAAGGRNQIIAIEKAKPDVVLCGEASEWETPEYIRDARRQGQKISLVVLGHIMSEAAGMEWLVSWLKPKLPDLKISYIPSGNPFSYE; the protein is encoded by the coding sequence ATGCACAAAGCACCCGGAAGACGACAATTTTTAGCAACCTTCACCAAAGCGGTAGGTACGTCTATGCTAATGAACGCTCCCTTTCTAAGTCAGGCGGGATCGCCAGAAGTCCGTCAGGCATCGTTTACGGTCGGTCAGGTGATGGATCTGATCCTGAAGACTATTCCCAACGCTCCCTTTCCCAAAACGGTAGATACCTTAAAATCAGGCAATGCAGCCCAAAAAGTAACGGGCATTGTGTCGACGATGTTTGGCACCATAGAGGTCATTGAAAAAACCATTGCCGCGGGCGCTAACTTCATTATCGCCCACGAGCCTACTTTTTATAATCACGCCGATGAGACAGACTGGCTAAGCAACGATCCGGTCTTTCGCTATAAGCATGAGTTGCTAACCAAAAACGGCATTGCACTCTGGCGATTCCATGATTACTGGCATTCACATCGTCCCGACGGCATTCGAACAGGGATGCTATCGGCACTGGGATGGGAAAATTATGTAGATCCTCAAAATCCACAGGTACTTACAATACCCGCAACTTCACTAACTCAACTTATTGCCCATGCGAAACAAAAACTAGGCATTAAGCAAGTACGTGTTGTTGGCGATACGGCACAATCCTGTAAGCGTGTGCTGTTGTTACCGGGCGCTGCGGGCGGACGAAACCAGATTATCGCGATCGAAAAGGCGAAACCGGATGTGGTCCTCTGTGGCGAAGCCAGCGAATGGGAAACACCGGAATACATTCGGGATGCACGTCGTCAGGGGCAAAAAATATCCCTGGTTGTGCTGGGCCATATCATGAGCGAAGCGGCTGGTATGGAGTGGCTGGTTTCCTGGCTGAAGCCTAAACTGCCCGATCTGAAAATCTCGTACATACCTTCCGGCAATCCATTCAGCTACGAATAG
- a CDS encoding YifB family Mg chelatase-like AAA ATPase yields MLSKTFGAAVYGVNASLITIEVVVAQGLHFHLVGLPDSAVKESEQRVEASLKFFGYRMPRQKIVVNLAPADVRKEGSAYDLPIALCVLQASEQITTQRNFEDYVIMGELALDGMLRPIKGVLPIAIEARKRGYKGFVLPVENAQEASIVNNLDVIGVATMQEAVEFFEGKKDIEPVVSDTRDLFMSQLNAYEVDFSHVQGQENIKRAMEIAAAGGHNVIMIGPPGAGKSMLAKRLPSILPPLTLQEALETTKIHSVAGKLGSRANLIATRPYRSPHHTISDAALVGGGSFPQPGEISLAHNGVLFLDELPEFKRSALEVMRQPLEDRKVSISRAKWAVEFPASFMLIASMNPCPCGYYNHPEKECVCGPGVVQKYLAKVSGPLLDRIDLHVEVTPVSFDQMTANRPAESSEVIRERVIRARAMQTARFEQQPGIYSNAMMPSQMVKEICVINDAGRALLRTAMERLGLSARAYDRILKVSRTIADLAGTDEIRIEHLAEAIQYRSLDRENWAG; encoded by the coding sequence ATGTTATCCAAGACCTTTGGGGCGGCCGTTTATGGCGTCAATGCCAGTTTGATTACGATTGAAGTGGTTGTCGCTCAGGGCTTACATTTCCATCTGGTTGGCTTACCCGACAGTGCTGTTAAAGAAAGTGAGCAGCGTGTTGAAGCGTCGCTGAAGTTTTTTGGTTATCGAATGCCCCGCCAGAAAATTGTGGTAAATCTGGCTCCCGCCGATGTCCGGAAAGAAGGATCTGCCTATGACCTGCCTATCGCCCTCTGCGTGCTTCAGGCGTCGGAACAAATTACGACACAACGTAACTTCGAAGACTATGTCATCATGGGCGAATTAGCTCTTGACGGCATGTTAAGGCCGATAAAGGGCGTTTTACCCATCGCTATTGAAGCCAGGAAACGGGGTTATAAAGGATTTGTTCTTCCGGTCGAAAATGCCCAGGAAGCATCCATCGTCAATAATCTGGATGTTATTGGCGTCGCTACCATGCAGGAAGCCGTCGAGTTTTTTGAAGGCAAAAAAGATATTGAACCGGTGGTGAGCGATACTCGTGATTTGTTCATGAGCCAGCTCAATGCTTATGAGGTCGATTTTTCGCATGTGCAGGGGCAGGAAAACATCAAACGGGCCATGGAAATTGCGGCCGCTGGTGGTCATAATGTTATAATGATTGGGCCACCGGGAGCCGGTAAAAGCATGCTGGCCAAACGGTTGCCCAGCATTTTGCCTCCATTGACGTTACAGGAAGCGCTGGAAACAACAAAAATCCATTCGGTGGCAGGTAAGCTCGGAAGCCGTGCAAACCTGATTGCCACCCGGCCCTATCGCTCACCCCATCACACCATTTCCGACGCTGCCCTTGTTGGTGGAGGCAGTTTCCCGCAGCCGGGAGAAATCTCACTGGCGCACAATGGTGTCCTGTTTCTGGACGAATTGCCTGAATTTAAACGCTCGGCCCTGGAGGTGATGCGACAACCGCTTGAGGATCGTAAGGTGAGCATTTCGAGGGCAAAGTGGGCGGTCGAATTTCCGGCTAGCTTCATGCTAATTGCGAGTATGAACCCCTGCCCCTGCGGCTATTACAATCATCCGGAAAAAGAATGCGTTTGTGGGCCGGGCGTCGTACAAAAATACCTCGCCAAGGTCAGTGGTCCTCTCCTCGACCGGATTGATTTGCACGTTGAGGTAACGCCCGTTTCGTTCGACCAGATGACAGCCAACCGCCCTGCCGAATCGAGCGAAGTTATCCGGGAACGGGTAATTCGGGCGCGAGCCATGCAAACAGCGCGTTTTGAGCAACAGCCGGGCATTTACTCCAATGCCATGATGCCTTCACAAATGGTCAAAGAAATCTGTGTCATCAACGACGCCGGACGTGCCTTGCTCAGAACCGCAATGGAACGATTGGGCTTATCGGCACGTGCGTATGACCGCATCCTGAAAGTATCGCGTACCATTGCGGATCTGGCCGGAACCGACGAAATCCGGATCGAACACCTCGCCGAAGCCATTCAGTACCGGAGTCTTGATCGGGAAAATTGGGCGGGTTGA